A window of the Mauremys reevesii isolate NIE-2019 linkage group 26, ASM1616193v1, whole genome shotgun sequence genome harbors these coding sequences:
- the MED26 gene encoding mediator of RNA polymerase II transcription subunit 26 isoform X4: MVAVLEVISSLEKYPITKEALEETRLGKLINDVRKKTSNEELAKRAKKLLRNWQKLIEPVTQNESVPRGLPNPPGSANGGAHNCKPEVPPAVVTGSKPINELKSRNDIQKLNSPKTEKLGNRKRKGEHRDGHQGPPPSKVSKGSHEVLQNSSPPPTNGIAGSPGSFPSPVDVNLQTGPESSRTEHSENDKHSKIPVNAVKPHTSSPGLVKPSSTSSLLKTAVLQQHDKLEETTGQHQPKSPRCSSFNPGNIRHDTFARQHITYSPKGSIPSPSQRSQFLDTAQVPSPPPPSLMQPSTPPMPAKRLEVSQQSGTEVSQRWQEQASSESQYRHTAGTLQHTSPSCKTNLHPGESLTPHVGFSPDTSKMDSDDAASGSDSKKKKRYRPRDHTVNLDGQVVEGGVKPVRLKERKLTFDPMTGQIKPLTQKDSLQAEIPAVAEQHRTETDKQEQKPNLQSPFEQTNWKELSRNEIIQSYLNRQSSLLSSSGVQTPGAHYFMSEYLKQEESTRREARKTHVLAPNSKPTDLPGVTREVTSDDLNRIREHHWPGVNGCYDTQGNWYNWTQCISLDPHGDDGRLNILPYVCLD, from the exons ATGGTGGCAGTGCTGGAAGTGATCTCCAGCTTGGAGAAATACCCCATAACCAAAGAGGCACTTGAG GAAACCAGATTAGGGAAACTCATCAATGATGTAAGAAAGAAGACGTCCAATGAGGAACTTGCCAAACGTGCCAAGAAATTGCTACGGAATTGGCAAAAACTGATAGAACCTGTAACCCAGAATGAATCCGTTCCAAGAGGATTGCCGAATCCACCTGGATCAGCAAATGGTGGTGCACACAATTGTAAACCAGAAGTGCCACCTGCTGTAGTAACTGGATCAAAGCCCATCAATGAATTGAAAAGCAGGAATGATATCCAAAAGCTAAACTCCCCGAAAACAGAAAAACTGGGAAATCGGAAAAGGAAAGGCGAACATAGGGATGGGCATCAGGGCCCCCCTCCTTCTAAAGTTTCCAAAGGTAGTCATGAAGTATTACAAAACTCTTCTCCTCCACCAACTAATGGGATTGCGGGGAGCCCTGGAAGTTTCCCCAGTCCTGTAGATGTAAACCTGCAAACAGGGCCTGAAAGCAGCAGGACAGAACATAGTGAAAATGACAAACACAGTAAGATCCCAGTAAATGCTGTAAAACCTCACACCAGTTCTCCAGGACTTGTAAAACCTTCAAGCACCTCCTCATTATTAAAGACTGCAGTGCTTCAGCAGCATGATAAATTGGAAGAAACCACAGGCCAGCACCAACCTAAGAGTCCCCGCTGTTCCTCGTTTAATCCTGGGAATATTAGGCATGACACATTTGCTCGACAGCATATCACATACTCACCAAAGGGTTCAATACCTAGTCCATCTCAAAGGTCCCAGTTCTTAGATACTGCACAGGTGCCATCACCACCACCCCCTTCCTTGATGCAACCATCAACACCTCCAATGCCAGCAAAAAGACTGGAGGTTTCTCAGCAATCAGGAACTGAGGTATCTCAACGTTGGCAGGAGCAGGCATCTTCTGAAAGCCAGTACAGGCACACAGCAGGGACACTTCAGCACACATCTCCTAGCTGCAAAACTAACTTGCACCCTGGGGAATCTCTGACGCCACATGTTGGCTTTTCACCGGACACTTCAAAAATGGACAGTGATGATGCTGCTTCAGGTTCGGATAGTAAGAAGAAGAAAAGGTACAGACCCAGAGACCATACAGTCAATTTGGATGGGCAGGTTGTAGAAGGGGGTGTGAAACCTGTgagattaaaagaaagaaagctcACGTTTGATCCCATGACAGGACAGATAAAACCTTTAACACAAAAAGATTCTTTGCAGGCAGAAATCCCTGCAGTCGCTGAACAGCACAGGACAGAAACAGACAAGCAGGAGCAAAAACCCAACCTGCAAAGTCCTTTTGAACAAACGAACTGGAAAGAGTTATCCAGAAATGAAATAATTCAATCGTATTTAAACAGACAAAGTAGCTTGCTGTCTTCATCAGGAGTACAAACCCCAGGAGCTCACTACTTCATGTCTGAATATTTAAAGCAGGAGGAAAGCACTAGAAGAGAAGCTAGAAAGACTCATGTTCTAGCTCCTAACAGCAAACCCACAGACTTGCCTGGGGTCACAAGAGAGGTCACAAGCGATGACCTCAACAGAATACGTGAACATCACTGGCCAGGCGTGAATGGCTGTTATGATACACAGGGTAACTGGTATAATTGGACGCAGTGCATATCTTTAGATCCACATGGGGATGATGGTAGATTGAACATCCTGCCTTATGTCTGCCTAGACTGA
- the MED26 gene encoding mediator of RNA polymerase II transcription subunit 26 isoform X1, with amino-acid sequence MFCSLCSKSRSVKDWQSLFRAVMFQNVFCPLSLTPARTQPSGQQQKIHNMVAVLEVISSLEKYPITKEALEETRLGKLINDVRKKTSNEELAKRAKKLLRNWQKLIEPVTQNESVPRGLPNPPGSANGGAHNCKPEVPPAVVTGSKPINELKSRNDIQKLNSPKTEKLGNRKRKGEHRDGHQGPPPSKVSKGSHEVLQNSSPPPTNGIAGSPGSFPSPVDVNLQTGPESSRTEHSENDKHSKIPVNAVKPHTSSPGLVKPSSTSSLLKTAVLQQHDKLEETTGQHQPKSPRCSSFNPGNIRHDTFARQHITYSPKGSIPSPSQRSQFLDTAQVPSPPPPSLMQPSTPPMPAKRLEVSQQSGTEVSQRWQEQASSESQYRHTAGTLQHTSPSCKTNLHPGESLTPHVGFSPDTSKMDSDDAASGSDSKKKKRYRPRDHTVNLDGQVVEGGVKPVRLKERKLTFDPMTGQIKPLTQKDSLQAEIPAVAEQHRTETDKQEQKPNLQSPFEQTNWKELSRNEIIQSYLNRQSSLLSSSGVQTPGAHYFMSEYLKQEESTRREARKTHVLAPNSKPTDLPGVTREVTSDDLNRIREHHWPGVNGCYDTQGNWYNWTQCISLDPHGDDGRLNILPYVCLD; translated from the exons ATCCATAACATGGTGGCAGTGCTGGAAGTGATCTCCAGCTTGGAGAAATACCCCATAACCAAAGAGGCACTTGAG GAAACCAGATTAGGGAAACTCATCAATGATGTAAGAAAGAAGACGTCCAATGAGGAACTTGCCAAACGTGCCAAGAAATTGCTACGGAATTGGCAAAAACTGATAGAACCTGTAACCCAGAATGAATCCGTTCCAAGAGGATTGCCGAATCCACCTGGATCAGCAAATGGTGGTGCACACAATTGTAAACCAGAAGTGCCACCTGCTGTAGTAACTGGATCAAAGCCCATCAATGAATTGAAAAGCAGGAATGATATCCAAAAGCTAAACTCCCCGAAAACAGAAAAACTGGGAAATCGGAAAAGGAAAGGCGAACATAGGGATGGGCATCAGGGCCCCCCTCCTTCTAAAGTTTCCAAAGGTAGTCATGAAGTATTACAAAACTCTTCTCCTCCACCAACTAATGGGATTGCGGGGAGCCCTGGAAGTTTCCCCAGTCCTGTAGATGTAAACCTGCAAACAGGGCCTGAAAGCAGCAGGACAGAACATAGTGAAAATGACAAACACAGTAAGATCCCAGTAAATGCTGTAAAACCTCACACCAGTTCTCCAGGACTTGTAAAACCTTCAAGCACCTCCTCATTATTAAAGACTGCAGTGCTTCAGCAGCATGATAAATTGGAAGAAACCACAGGCCAGCACCAACCTAAGAGTCCCCGCTGTTCCTCGTTTAATCCTGGGAATATTAGGCATGACACATTTGCTCGACAGCATATCACATACTCACCAAAGGGTTCAATACCTAGTCCATCTCAAAGGTCCCAGTTCTTAGATACTGCACAGGTGCCATCACCACCACCCCCTTCCTTGATGCAACCATCAACACCTCCAATGCCAGCAAAAAGACTGGAGGTTTCTCAGCAATCAGGAACTGAGGTATCTCAACGTTGGCAGGAGCAGGCATCTTCTGAAAGCCAGTACAGGCACACAGCAGGGACACTTCAGCACACATCTCCTAGCTGCAAAACTAACTTGCACCCTGGGGAATCTCTGACGCCACATGTTGGCTTTTCACCGGACACTTCAAAAATGGACAGTGATGATGCTGCTTCAGGTTCGGATAGTAAGAAGAAGAAAAGGTACAGACCCAGAGACCATACAGTCAATTTGGATGGGCAGGTTGTAGAAGGGGGTGTGAAACCTGTgagattaaaagaaagaaagctcACGTTTGATCCCATGACAGGACAGATAAAACCTTTAACACAAAAAGATTCTTTGCAGGCAGAAATCCCTGCAGTCGCTGAACAGCACAGGACAGAAACAGACAAGCAGGAGCAAAAACCCAACCTGCAAAGTCCTTTTGAACAAACGAACTGGAAAGAGTTATCCAGAAATGAAATAATTCAATCGTATTTAAACAGACAAAGTAGCTTGCTGTCTTCATCAGGAGTACAAACCCCAGGAGCTCACTACTTCATGTCTGAATATTTAAAGCAGGAGGAAAGCACTAGAAGAGAAGCTAGAAAGACTCATGTTCTAGCTCCTAACAGCAAACCCACAGACTTGCCTGGGGTCACAAGAGAGGTCACAAGCGATGACCTCAACAGAATACGTGAACATCACTGGCCAGGCGTGAATGGCTGTTATGATACACAGGGTAACTGGTATAATTGGACGCAGTGCATATCTTTAGATCCACATGGGGATGATGGTAGATTGAACATCCTGCCTTATGTCTGCCTAGACTGA
- the MED26 gene encoding mediator of RNA polymerase II transcription subunit 26 isoform X2, translating into MTAAPAPSPQQIRDRLLQAIDPQSNIHNMVAVLEVISSLEKYPITKEALEETRLGKLINDVRKKTSNEELAKRAKKLLRNWQKLIEPVTQNESVPRGLPNPPGSANGGAHNCKPEVPPAVVTGSKPINELKSRNDIQKLNSPKTEKLGNRKRKGEHRDGHQGPPPSKVSKGSHEVLQNSSPPPTNGIAGSPGSFPSPVDVNLQTGPESSRTEHSENDKHSKIPVNAVKPHTSSPGLVKPSSTSSLLKTAVLQQHDKLEETTGQHQPKSPRCSSFNPGNIRHDTFARQHITYSPKGSIPSPSQRSQFLDTAQVPSPPPPSLMQPSTPPMPAKRLEVSQQSGTEVSQRWQEQASSESQYRHTAGTLQHTSPSCKTNLHPGESLTPHVGFSPDTSKMDSDDAASGSDSKKKKRYRPRDHTVNLDGQVVEGGVKPVRLKERKLTFDPMTGQIKPLTQKDSLQAEIPAVAEQHRTETDKQEQKPNLQSPFEQTNWKELSRNEIIQSYLNRQSSLLSSSGVQTPGAHYFMSEYLKQEESTRREARKTHVLAPNSKPTDLPGVTREVTSDDLNRIREHHWPGVNGCYDTQGNWYNWTQCISLDPHGDDGRLNILPYVCLD; encoded by the exons ATCCATAACATGGTGGCAGTGCTGGAAGTGATCTCCAGCTTGGAGAAATACCCCATAACCAAAGAGGCACTTGAG GAAACCAGATTAGGGAAACTCATCAATGATGTAAGAAAGAAGACGTCCAATGAGGAACTTGCCAAACGTGCCAAGAAATTGCTACGGAATTGGCAAAAACTGATAGAACCTGTAACCCAGAATGAATCCGTTCCAAGAGGATTGCCGAATCCACCTGGATCAGCAAATGGTGGTGCACACAATTGTAAACCAGAAGTGCCACCTGCTGTAGTAACTGGATCAAAGCCCATCAATGAATTGAAAAGCAGGAATGATATCCAAAAGCTAAACTCCCCGAAAACAGAAAAACTGGGAAATCGGAAAAGGAAAGGCGAACATAGGGATGGGCATCAGGGCCCCCCTCCTTCTAAAGTTTCCAAAGGTAGTCATGAAGTATTACAAAACTCTTCTCCTCCACCAACTAATGGGATTGCGGGGAGCCCTGGAAGTTTCCCCAGTCCTGTAGATGTAAACCTGCAAACAGGGCCTGAAAGCAGCAGGACAGAACATAGTGAAAATGACAAACACAGTAAGATCCCAGTAAATGCTGTAAAACCTCACACCAGTTCTCCAGGACTTGTAAAACCTTCAAGCACCTCCTCATTATTAAAGACTGCAGTGCTTCAGCAGCATGATAAATTGGAAGAAACCACAGGCCAGCACCAACCTAAGAGTCCCCGCTGTTCCTCGTTTAATCCTGGGAATATTAGGCATGACACATTTGCTCGACAGCATATCACATACTCACCAAAGGGTTCAATACCTAGTCCATCTCAAAGGTCCCAGTTCTTAGATACTGCACAGGTGCCATCACCACCACCCCCTTCCTTGATGCAACCATCAACACCTCCAATGCCAGCAAAAAGACTGGAGGTTTCTCAGCAATCAGGAACTGAGGTATCTCAACGTTGGCAGGAGCAGGCATCTTCTGAAAGCCAGTACAGGCACACAGCAGGGACACTTCAGCACACATCTCCTAGCTGCAAAACTAACTTGCACCCTGGGGAATCTCTGACGCCACATGTTGGCTTTTCACCGGACACTTCAAAAATGGACAGTGATGATGCTGCTTCAGGTTCGGATAGTAAGAAGAAGAAAAGGTACAGACCCAGAGACCATACAGTCAATTTGGATGGGCAGGTTGTAGAAGGGGGTGTGAAACCTGTgagattaaaagaaagaaagctcACGTTTGATCCCATGACAGGACAGATAAAACCTTTAACACAAAAAGATTCTTTGCAGGCAGAAATCCCTGCAGTCGCTGAACAGCACAGGACAGAAACAGACAAGCAGGAGCAAAAACCCAACCTGCAAAGTCCTTTTGAACAAACGAACTGGAAAGAGTTATCCAGAAATGAAATAATTCAATCGTATTTAAACAGACAAAGTAGCTTGCTGTCTTCATCAGGAGTACAAACCCCAGGAGCTCACTACTTCATGTCTGAATATTTAAAGCAGGAGGAAAGCACTAGAAGAGAAGCTAGAAAGACTCATGTTCTAGCTCCTAACAGCAAACCCACAGACTTGCCTGGGGTCACAAGAGAGGTCACAAGCGATGACCTCAACAGAATACGTGAACATCACTGGCCAGGCGTGAATGGCTGTTATGATACACAGGGTAACTGGTATAATTGGACGCAGTGCATATCTTTAGATCCACATGGGGATGATGGTAGATTGAACATCCTGCCTTATGTCTGCCTAGACTGA
- the MED26 gene encoding mediator of RNA polymerase II transcription subunit 26 isoform X3, whose protein sequence is MRMNVLFPLLKIKKIHNMVAVLEVISSLEKYPITKEALEETRLGKLINDVRKKTSNEELAKRAKKLLRNWQKLIEPVTQNESVPRGLPNPPGSANGGAHNCKPEVPPAVVTGSKPINELKSRNDIQKLNSPKTEKLGNRKRKGEHRDGHQGPPPSKVSKGSHEVLQNSSPPPTNGIAGSPGSFPSPVDVNLQTGPESSRTEHSENDKHSKIPVNAVKPHTSSPGLVKPSSTSSLLKTAVLQQHDKLEETTGQHQPKSPRCSSFNPGNIRHDTFARQHITYSPKGSIPSPSQRSQFLDTAQVPSPPPPSLMQPSTPPMPAKRLEVSQQSGTEVSQRWQEQASSESQYRHTAGTLQHTSPSCKTNLHPGESLTPHVGFSPDTSKMDSDDAASGSDSKKKKRYRPRDHTVNLDGQVVEGGVKPVRLKERKLTFDPMTGQIKPLTQKDSLQAEIPAVAEQHRTETDKQEQKPNLQSPFEQTNWKELSRNEIIQSYLNRQSSLLSSSGVQTPGAHYFMSEYLKQEESTRREARKTHVLAPNSKPTDLPGVTREVTSDDLNRIREHHWPGVNGCYDTQGNWYNWTQCISLDPHGDDGRLNILPYVCLD, encoded by the exons ATCCATAACATGGTGGCAGTGCTGGAAGTGATCTCCAGCTTGGAGAAATACCCCATAACCAAAGAGGCACTTGAG GAAACCAGATTAGGGAAACTCATCAATGATGTAAGAAAGAAGACGTCCAATGAGGAACTTGCCAAACGTGCCAAGAAATTGCTACGGAATTGGCAAAAACTGATAGAACCTGTAACCCAGAATGAATCCGTTCCAAGAGGATTGCCGAATCCACCTGGATCAGCAAATGGTGGTGCACACAATTGTAAACCAGAAGTGCCACCTGCTGTAGTAACTGGATCAAAGCCCATCAATGAATTGAAAAGCAGGAATGATATCCAAAAGCTAAACTCCCCGAAAACAGAAAAACTGGGAAATCGGAAAAGGAAAGGCGAACATAGGGATGGGCATCAGGGCCCCCCTCCTTCTAAAGTTTCCAAAGGTAGTCATGAAGTATTACAAAACTCTTCTCCTCCACCAACTAATGGGATTGCGGGGAGCCCTGGAAGTTTCCCCAGTCCTGTAGATGTAAACCTGCAAACAGGGCCTGAAAGCAGCAGGACAGAACATAGTGAAAATGACAAACACAGTAAGATCCCAGTAAATGCTGTAAAACCTCACACCAGTTCTCCAGGACTTGTAAAACCTTCAAGCACCTCCTCATTATTAAAGACTGCAGTGCTTCAGCAGCATGATAAATTGGAAGAAACCACAGGCCAGCACCAACCTAAGAGTCCCCGCTGTTCCTCGTTTAATCCTGGGAATATTAGGCATGACACATTTGCTCGACAGCATATCACATACTCACCAAAGGGTTCAATACCTAGTCCATCTCAAAGGTCCCAGTTCTTAGATACTGCACAGGTGCCATCACCACCACCCCCTTCCTTGATGCAACCATCAACACCTCCAATGCCAGCAAAAAGACTGGAGGTTTCTCAGCAATCAGGAACTGAGGTATCTCAACGTTGGCAGGAGCAGGCATCTTCTGAAAGCCAGTACAGGCACACAGCAGGGACACTTCAGCACACATCTCCTAGCTGCAAAACTAACTTGCACCCTGGGGAATCTCTGACGCCACATGTTGGCTTTTCACCGGACACTTCAAAAATGGACAGTGATGATGCTGCTTCAGGTTCGGATAGTAAGAAGAAGAAAAGGTACAGACCCAGAGACCATACAGTCAATTTGGATGGGCAGGTTGTAGAAGGGGGTGTGAAACCTGTgagattaaaagaaagaaagctcACGTTTGATCCCATGACAGGACAGATAAAACCTTTAACACAAAAAGATTCTTTGCAGGCAGAAATCCCTGCAGTCGCTGAACAGCACAGGACAGAAACAGACAAGCAGGAGCAAAAACCCAACCTGCAAAGTCCTTTTGAACAAACGAACTGGAAAGAGTTATCCAGAAATGAAATAATTCAATCGTATTTAAACAGACAAAGTAGCTTGCTGTCTTCATCAGGAGTACAAACCCCAGGAGCTCACTACTTCATGTCTGAATATTTAAAGCAGGAGGAAAGCACTAGAAGAGAAGCTAGAAAGACTCATGTTCTAGCTCCTAACAGCAAACCCACAGACTTGCCTGGGGTCACAAGAGAGGTCACAAGCGATGACCTCAACAGAATACGTGAACATCACTGGCCAGGCGTGAATGGCTGTTATGATACACAGGGTAACTGGTATAATTGGACGCAGTGCATATCTTTAGATCCACATGGGGATGATGGTAGATTGAACATCCTGCCTTATGTCTGCCTAGACTGA